In one Pseudomonas purpurea genomic region, the following are encoded:
- a CDS encoding alpha/beta hydrolase: MTLLARSNHPGSQSSFINAANQSVLVGGIPFAYRDLGPRTQVPLVMFNHWGAVLDNFDPRIIDGLAKNRRVITTDYRGIGGSGSAAPLTVGEMADDAIGFIRALGLDKVDLLGFSLGGFVAQDIALKAPERVRRLILTGTGPAGGTGIDNVGSVTWPLMIKGLLTLRDPKFYLFFTTTANGQRAASEYLQRLKERRQDRDKGPTPRAFLRQLKAITAWGKQAPQELGRLRMPTLIANGDNDIMVPTVNSLELAKRIPNAQLIIYQDAGHGGIFQHHTDFVAKALAFLDA, encoded by the coding sequence ATGACTCTTTTGGCTAGAAGCAATCATCCAGGTTCGCAGTCGTCATTTATCAACGCGGCGAACCAGTCGGTTCTGGTTGGCGGGATACCTTTCGCCTATCGTGATCTGGGACCCAGAACGCAGGTCCCGTTGGTCATGTTCAACCATTGGGGGGCAGTGCTGGATAACTTTGACCCCAGGATCATTGACGGTCTGGCAAAAAACCGGCGTGTCATCACCACCGATTACCGCGGTATCGGTGGCTCGGGTAGCGCCGCGCCATTGACCGTCGGTGAGATGGCTGACGATGCCATCGGCTTTATTCGTGCGTTGGGTTTGGACAAGGTTGACCTGCTCGGCTTTTCACTCGGCGGCTTCGTCGCTCAAGACATTGCCCTGAAAGCTCCCGAACGCGTGCGCAGGCTGATCCTCACCGGAACCGGACCGGCCGGCGGCACAGGCATCGACAACGTCGGCTCGGTAACCTGGCCGTTAATGATCAAGGGGCTGCTGACGCTACGAGATCCCAAGTTCTACCTGTTCTTTACCACCACGGCCAACGGACAACGCGCCGCGTCCGAGTATTTGCAACGATTGAAAGAGCGCCGGCAAGACCGGGACAAAGGCCCGACACCCCGCGCGTTTTTACGGCAATTGAAAGCCATTACTGCGTGGGGCAAGCAGGCGCCGCAAGAACTCGGTCGCCTGCGTATGCCGACGCTGATAGCCAACGGGGACAACGACATCATGGTGCCCACTGTCAACTCGCTTGAGCTGGCAAAGCGAATCCCCAACGCGCAACTGATCATTTACCAGGACGCCGGACACGGCGGCATTTTCCAGCACCATACCGATTTCGTGGCCAAGGCTTTGGCGTTCCTCGACGCCTGA
- a CDS encoding MmcQ/YjbR family DNA-binding protein, whose amino-acid sequence MNARTMNEDDVARFCLALPGAQEDYKWGGVRVFSVAGSKMFALQNLRGESLALKVDKALFLGHVDRPGIGPAPYLARAQWVIMQTPYPLGAEELQGLLQRSHQLVVSKLPKRVQVGLLL is encoded by the coding sequence ATGAATGCCAGAACCATGAACGAAGACGATGTGGCGCGTTTCTGCCTGGCCTTGCCCGGCGCGCAGGAGGATTACAAGTGGGGCGGTGTACGGGTGTTTTCAGTCGCCGGGAGCAAGATGTTCGCGCTGCAGAACCTGCGTGGGGAATCGCTGGCGCTCAAGGTCGACAAGGCGCTGTTTCTCGGGCACGTCGACCGCCCGGGAATCGGACCCGCGCCGTATCTGGCGCGAGCCCAGTGGGTCATCATGCAAACGCCCTACCCGCTTGGCGCCGAGGAGCTGCAAGGCTTGCTGCAACGCTCTCACCAACTGGTGGTGAGCAAGCTGCCCAAACGTGTCCAGGTTGGGTTGCTGCTTTAA
- a CDS encoding peptidase M48, Ste24p gives MAEPASTAAAALIAKYGVAVAGFAGACISLTLLQGLTRKQAFWAVATGFLSAIFTTPLAVHYFGLPPDGDTQNGVAFLIGLLAMNIIPGLKALAGKFGVTGSA, from the coding sequence ATGGCAGAACCAGCATCTACAGCTGCGGCTGCGCTCATCGCGAAGTACGGCGTAGCTGTGGCTGGTTTCGCGGGCGCCTGTATATCGCTGACCCTATTGCAGGGCCTGACGCGTAAGCAGGCATTCTGGGCGGTGGCCACCGGCTTCCTGTCGGCAATTTTCACCACACCGCTTGCCGTCCACTACTTCGGACTTCCACCAGATGGCGACACCCAAAACGGCGTGGCCTTTCTGATTGGCCTGTTGGCGATGAACATCATCCCCGGCCTCAAGGCGCTGGCTGGAAAGTTCGGCGTAACCGGGAGTGCCTGA
- a CDS encoding metallophosphoesterase, giving the protein MPDSTIKFAQLSVIHFYEPPDGQVDNYRRSLNCLKKIQAELEHDKPDYLLVTGDITNIGDNISLERAYQWIEDKIYVDGDYYGLQCQARGIHVILVPENHDAFNAQSHGSNLKR; this is encoded by the coding sequence ATGCCGGATTCCACAATTAAATTCGCACAACTATCAGTCATTCATTTTTATGAGCCACCTGATGGACAAGTAGACAATTATCGCCGCTCACTAAACTGCTTAAAGAAAATCCAAGCGGAGTTAGAACATGACAAACCGGACTACCTTCTTGTCACTGGCGATATAACAAATATTGGTGACAACATCAGTTTAGAGAGAGCCTACCAGTGGATTGAGGACAAAATATACGTTGATGGCGACTATTATGGGCTGCAGTGCCAGGCTCGTGGCATTCATGTAATACTAGTGCCTGAAAATCATGATGCATTCAACGCTCAGAGTCACGGCTCTAATCTAAAGCGCTGA
- a CDS encoding NADP-dependent oxidoreductase, producing the protein MKAFFIDRYGKQNGRIGEVPAPAVGVHDVLIQVHATSVNPLDSKIRTGEFKLILPYTFPLVLGNDLAGVVVRTGSAVKRFNPGDEVYARPPEDRIGTFAELIAVNENALALKPSNLDMAEAASVPLAALTAWQALVETAQVKKGQKVLIHAGSGGVGTFAIQLAKHLGVFVATTTSTANVEWVKALGADVVIDYKQQDFANELRDFDVVLNSLGADVLEKSVKVLKPGGQLISLSGPPTAQFAQEQGLSWMLRQVMHLLSSGIRRKARKHGGSYAFLFMRADGVQLQKITSLIEAGVIKPVIDRSFPFESTAEALQYVEQGRSKGKVTITIK; encoded by the coding sequence ATGAAGGCATTTTTTATCGACCGCTACGGCAAGCAGAACGGAAGGATTGGCGAAGTGCCCGCCCCTGCGGTCGGTGTGCATGACGTTCTGATCCAGGTGCATGCAACGAGCGTGAACCCGTTGGACTCGAAGATCAGAACCGGGGAATTCAAACTGATCCTGCCCTATACATTTCCATTGGTATTGGGCAATGACCTGGCGGGTGTGGTCGTTCGCACGGGCTCGGCGGTGAAGCGATTCAATCCGGGAGACGAAGTCTATGCACGCCCTCCCGAGGATCGGATCGGGACGTTTGCCGAACTGATCGCCGTGAACGAAAACGCGCTCGCGCTGAAGCCCTCGAACCTTGACATGGCCGAAGCGGCGTCCGTCCCCTTGGCCGCCTTAACGGCCTGGCAGGCGCTGGTTGAGACCGCCCAGGTGAAAAAAGGCCAAAAGGTGTTGATTCATGCCGGATCCGGCGGTGTCGGCACGTTTGCCATCCAGCTCGCCAAACACCTCGGCGTCTTCGTTGCGACGACCACCAGTACGGCGAATGTCGAATGGGTGAAGGCGCTCGGGGCGGATGTGGTCATCGACTACAAGCAGCAAGATTTTGCAAACGAGTTGCGCGATTTCGACGTTGTGTTGAACAGCCTCGGCGCCGATGTACTGGAGAAATCGGTCAAGGTTCTCAAGCCTGGCGGACAGCTCATTTCCCTTTCGGGGCCGCCGACCGCGCAATTTGCCCAAGAGCAAGGCTTGTCCTGGATGCTACGGCAAGTCATGCACCTGCTGAGCAGCGGTATTCGTAGAAAAGCCCGCAAGCATGGGGGGAGCTATGCATTTTTGTTTATGCGTGCCGACGGGGTACAACTGCAAAAAATCACCTCGCTTATCGAAGCTGGCGTCATTAAACCGGTCATCGATCGTTCCTTCCCTTTTGAATCGACTGCAGAGGCGTTGCAGTACGTCGAGCAGGGCAGATCAAAAGGCAAAGTCACGATAACAATCAAATAA
- a CDS encoding undecaprenyl-diphosphate phosphatase, with the protein MDLWTAAQALILGIVEGLTEFLPISSTGHQIIVADLLNFGGERAMAFNIIIQLGAILAVVWEFRRKILDVVTGLPTQRTAQRFTANLLIAFLPAVVLGVIFADLIHKYLFNPITVASALVVGGIIMLWAERRQHTVHAETVDEITWKDALKVGFAQCLAMIPGTSRSGSTIIGGLLFGLSRKTATEFSFFLAMPTMVGAAVYSGYKYRDLFQAADLPVFAVGFVTAFIFAMIAVKGLLKFIASHSYAAFAWYRIAFGLVILATWQFGWVDWSAAKP; encoded by the coding sequence ATGGATCTTTGGACCGCCGCGCAGGCATTGATTCTTGGCATTGTGGAAGGGCTGACCGAGTTCTTGCCGATTTCCAGTACCGGACACCAGATTATCGTTGCCGATTTGCTCAACTTCGGTGGTGAGCGGGCAATGGCGTTCAACATCATCATCCAGCTGGGCGCCATTCTGGCCGTGGTCTGGGAGTTTCGCCGCAAGATCCTCGACGTCGTCACGGGCCTGCCGACCCAGCGCACCGCTCAGCGCTTCACCGCCAACCTGCTGATCGCGTTCCTGCCGGCCGTGGTGTTGGGGGTGATTTTTGCCGACCTGATCCACAAATACCTGTTCAACCCGATCACGGTCGCCAGTGCACTGGTGGTGGGCGGCATCATCATGCTCTGGGCCGAACGTCGTCAGCACACGGTGCATGCCGAAACGGTCGATGAGATCACCTGGAAAGACGCCCTGAAAGTCGGTTTCGCGCAGTGCCTGGCGATGATTCCCGGTACGTCGCGCTCGGGTTCGACCATTATCGGCGGGCTGTTGTTTGGCCTGTCGCGCAAGACCGCGACTGAGTTCTCGTTCTTCCTGGCCATGCCGACCATGGTCGGTGCCGCGGTTTACTCGGGCTACAAGTACCGTGACCTGTTCCAGGCAGCAGACCTGCCGGTGTTCGCCGTCGGTTTTGTCACGGCGTTCATCTTCGCGATGATCGCGGTCAAGGGCTTGCTCAAGTTCATTGCCAGCCATAGCTATGCGGCGTTTGCCTGGTATCGGATCGCCTTCGGCCTGGTGATTCTGGCGACTTGGCAGTTCGGCTGGGTCGACTGGTCAGCGGCCAAGCCATGA
- a CDS encoding histidine phosphatase family protein: MNREIILMRHGQPNLAVIYKVSALDMKHWIEHYNLSEIVNQPAPEASVRLAATAQVIVSSSAPRALSSVQALGLQPTLVDAIFCEAQLPHGRWTLPRLSPFTWAFILRISWLCGFSGGVESARQAQVRAREAAQQLQYLASAGPVLLLGHGFMNRMIAKQLEAAGWTRQKRNGNRYWSAMVYQMNQS, translated from the coding sequence GTGAACAGGGAGATCATCCTGATGCGCCATGGCCAGCCGAATCTGGCCGTGATCTACAAGGTTTCAGCACTCGATATGAAACACTGGATCGAGCATTACAACTTATCCGAAATCGTCAACCAGCCCGCCCCAGAGGCGAGTGTCCGACTGGCCGCTACCGCCCAAGTGATCGTATCGAGTAGCGCACCTCGAGCGCTTTCATCCGTTCAGGCACTGGGCCTTCAGCCCACCCTGGTAGATGCAATTTTCTGTGAGGCGCAGTTGCCCCATGGTCGCTGGACACTGCCACGTCTTTCACCCTTTACGTGGGCGTTTATCCTTCGAATCTCATGGCTATGTGGCTTCTCAGGTGGGGTCGAGTCTGCCCGCCAGGCCCAAGTGCGGGCCAGAGAGGCCGCTCAACAGCTTCAGTACCTTGCCAGCGCAGGGCCAGTCCTATTGCTCGGTCATGGATTCATGAATCGAATGATCGCCAAGCAGCTGGAGGCTGCCGGATGGACTCGCCAGAAACGCAACGGAAACCGTTACTGGAGCGCAATGGTCTATCAGATGAATCAGAGTTAA
- a CDS encoding DUF1906 domain-containing protein — translation MSLYGSIQSAPANSRGFDADTVLSSATAQQFAAQGYTFCLRYLSLGAEQDAGDLSSSEASDILASGLALMVVQHVDDPGWSPSQNTGQTNGNNAATNADSIGLPPGMNVWCDLEGVAASSTAQDVINYCTAWYSAVSAAGYVPGLYVGSDAVLTGSQLYDLPFQHYWQSCSEVPALPERGYQMVQTLVQAPVNGIGIDQDVTQTDSFGGQVLWLTGSGSTSGQ, via the coding sequence ATGTCACTTTACGGAAGTATCCAAAGCGCTCCAGCCAATTCCCGCGGATTTGACGCCGATACGGTGCTTTCGTCCGCCACTGCCCAGCAGTTCGCGGCGCAGGGTTATACATTCTGCCTCCGTTATCTATCCCTCGGCGCCGAGCAAGATGCAGGAGATCTGTCATCAAGCGAGGCCAGTGACATTTTGGCATCAGGACTGGCCCTGATGGTCGTTCAGCACGTCGATGACCCTGGCTGGTCACCCTCCCAGAACACCGGGCAGACCAATGGAAACAACGCTGCGACAAACGCAGACAGCATTGGTCTGCCACCGGGTATGAATGTGTGGTGTGACCTTGAGGGTGTGGCGGCCAGTTCAACCGCACAGGACGTCATTAATTACTGCACAGCCTGGTACAGCGCGGTGTCGGCAGCCGGCTATGTGCCTGGGCTGTACGTCGGCAGCGACGCGGTGCTCACCGGCTCGCAACTGTACGACCTGCCGTTCCAGCACTACTGGCAGTCATGCAGCGAGGTACCGGCGCTGCCCGAGCGCGGCTACCAGATGGTGCAGACGCTCGTCCAGGCGCCCGTGAATGGCATCGGGATCGATCAAGATGTCACCCAGACCGACAGCTTCGGCGGACAGGTGCTATGGCTGACTGGGTCGGGTAGTACATCCGGTCAATGA
- a CDS encoding ABC-F family ATPase, producing MISTANITMQFGAKPLFENVSVKFGAGNRYGLIGANGCGKSTFMKILGGDLDPSGGQVMLEPNVRLGKLRQDQFAYEEFTVIDTVIMGHEELWKVKAERDRIYSLPEMTEEDGMAVAELETEFAEMDGYTAESRAGELLLGLGIGIEQHFGPMSEVSPGWKLRVLLAQALFSDPEVLLLDEPTNHLDINTIRWLENVLTQRSSLMIIISHDRHFLNSVCTHMADLDYGELRLFPGNYDEYMTVATQSREQLLSDNAKKKAQISELQSFVSRFSANASKAKQATSRAKQIDKIQLAEVKPSSRVSPFIRFEQTKKLHRQAVIVERMAKGFDGKTLFKDFSFTVEAGERVAIIGPNGIGKTTLLRTLVNELTPDAGSVKWTDAAEIGYYAQDHASDFEDESNLFDWMGRWTQGGEQLVRGTLGRMLFSNDEILKSVKVISGGEQGRMLFGKLILQKPNVLVMDEPTNHLDMESIEALNLALENYPGTLIFVSHDREFVSSLATRIIELSPSGVIDFSGTYDDYLRSQGVVF from the coding sequence TTGATCTCTACAGCAAATATCACGATGCAGTTCGGCGCCAAGCCGCTATTCGAGAACGTTTCAGTCAAGTTTGGTGCGGGTAACCGCTATGGCCTGATCGGCGCCAACGGTTGCGGCAAGTCGACCTTCATGAAGATCCTCGGCGGCGACCTCGATCCATCCGGCGGACAGGTCATGCTCGAGCCGAATGTGCGTCTGGGTAAATTGCGCCAGGACCAGTTCGCCTACGAAGAATTCACCGTGATCGACACCGTGATCATGGGCCACGAAGAACTGTGGAAGGTCAAGGCCGAGCGCGATCGTATCTACTCGCTGCCGGAAATGACCGAAGAAGACGGCATGGCCGTTGCGGAGCTGGAAACCGAGTTCGCGGAAATGGACGGCTACACCGCCGAATCGCGTGCCGGTGAGCTGCTGCTGGGCCTGGGTATCGGCATCGAGCAACACTTCGGCCCGATGAGCGAAGTCTCGCCTGGCTGGAAACTCCGTGTTCTGCTGGCTCAAGCGCTGTTCTCCGATCCGGAAGTGCTGCTGCTCGACGAACCGACGAACCACCTGGACATCAACACCATCCGCTGGCTGGAAAACGTGCTGACCCAGCGCAGCAGCCTGATGATCATCATCTCCCACGATAGACACTTCCTGAACAGTGTCTGCACCCACATGGCTGACCTGGACTACGGCGAACTGCGCCTGTTCCCGGGCAACTATGACGAGTACATGACCGTGGCGACCCAATCCCGCGAGCAACTGCTCTCGGACAACGCCAAGAAGAAAGCTCAAATCTCGGAGCTGCAATCGTTCGTCAGCCGCTTTTCGGCCAACGCCTCGAAAGCCAAGCAGGCCACTTCCCGCGCCAAGCAGATCGACAAGATCCAGCTGGCCGAGGTCAAGCCTTCCAGCCGCGTGAGCCCGTTCATTCGCTTCGAGCAGACCAAGAAGCTCCACCGTCAGGCGGTCATCGTCGAGCGTATGGCCAAAGGGTTTGACGGCAAAACCCTGTTCAAGGACTTCAGCTTCACCGTTGAAGCCGGCGAGCGTGTGGCGATCATTGGCCCGAACGGTATCGGCAAAACCACCCTGCTGCGCACCCTGGTCAACGAACTGACCCCGGATGCCGGTAGCGTGAAATGGACCGACGCCGCAGAAATCGGCTACTACGCACAGGACCACGCTTCGGACTTCGAAGACGAATCCAACCTGTTCGACTGGATGGGTCGCTGGACTCAAGGTGGCGAGCAACTGGTTCGCGGCACGCTGGGCCGCATGCTGTTCTCCAACGACGAGATCCTCAAGTCGGTCAAGGTCATCTCCGGTGGTGAGCAAGGCCGCATGCTGTTCGGCAAGCTGATCCTGCAAAAGCCTAACGTGCTGGTGATGGACGAACCGACCAACCACTTGGACATGGAATCCATCGAAGCGCTGAACCTGGCGCTGGAGAACTACCCGGGCACGCTGATCTTCGTCAGCCACGACCGTGAGTTCGTATCGTCCCTGGCCACTCGTATTATCGAGTTGAGCCCAAGCGGCGTGATCGACTTCAGCGGCACTTACGACGACTACCTGCGTAGCCAGGGCGTAGTGTTCTAA
- a CDS encoding dienelactone hydrolase: MMRLSAVLLICLLGSLMSVHAAPAPHPHWSVGFHELSFLDPLDLQPMRAIAFYPSTGKEHSSKVEGYQVEATEDAKVAIGRFPILMLSHGNTGTPLALHDLATSLARKGFVVVGVFHPGDNSRDHSRLGTLSNLYGRPIQISEAITATLADPMLSPFVNPDQVGVIGYSAGGETALILSGATPDLDRLRRYCQERPDDRDACNTQGELIVDRDDLQPVADPRVHALLLMAPLSLKFGRHTLADVHVPVLLYSGDGDKLVAFDKNAAALARKLPIAPDFKLLAGAGHFVFMAPCTEEQLLAMPALCTDADGVDREDIHRNLISEAGRFFSNTLGASSRAGMQTADQ; this comes from the coding sequence ATGATGCGTCTAAGTGCAGTGTTACTGATCTGCCTGCTCGGCAGCCTGATGTCAGTGCACGCCGCGCCTGCACCGCATCCTCATTGGAGCGTTGGCTTCCATGAGCTGAGCTTTCTCGACCCGCTGGACTTGCAACCCATGCGCGCCATCGCTTTCTACCCGTCGACCGGCAAGGAACACTCCAGCAAGGTCGAGGGTTATCAAGTCGAAGCCACTGAAGACGCCAAAGTTGCCATTGGCCGCTTCCCGATACTGATGCTGTCCCACGGTAACACCGGTACTCCGCTGGCGCTTCACGACCTTGCTACCTCGCTGGCGCGTAAGGGCTTTGTGGTGGTGGGGGTGTTCCATCCCGGTGACAACTCCAGGGACCATAGTCGCCTTGGCACTTTGAGCAACCTTTATGGGCGGCCGATCCAGATTTCCGAAGCCATCACTGCGACCCTTGCGGACCCGATGCTGTCGCCGTTCGTCAATCCCGATCAGGTGGGCGTGATCGGTTACTCGGCGGGTGGTGAAACCGCGTTGATCCTGTCCGGGGCCACGCCGGACCTGGACCGCCTGCGTCGCTATTGTCAGGAGCGTCCGGATGACCGCGACGCCTGTAATACCCAGGGCGAGTTGATTGTCGACCGCGACGACTTGCAGCCCGTGGCCGATCCGCGTGTTCATGCCTTGTTGCTGATGGCGCCGCTGAGCCTGAAGTTCGGCCGACATACGTTGGCCGACGTGCATGTACCGGTGCTGCTCTACAGCGGTGATGGCGACAAGCTGGTGGCCTTCGACAAAAATGCCGCAGCCCTGGCGCGCAAGCTGCCGATCGCACCGGACTTCAAGCTGTTGGCCGGGGCAGGGCACTTTGTGTTTATGGCGCCGTGCACCGAAGAGCAACTGCTGGCCATGCCGGCACTGTGCACCGATGCCGACGGCGTTGACCGCGAAGACATTCACCGTAACCTGATCTCTGAAGCCGGACGGTTCTTTTCCAACACTTTGGGTGCGTCCAGCCGAGCCGGGATGCAGACCGCCGATCAGTGA
- a CDS encoding DUF1294 domain-containing protein, which yields MIEQRNGRGVQYPRLKALIFLVLCALPLFGSASLWLRGISPIPLAAYGAVSLLALFLYWNDKRQARADQWRTPEKVLHAVEFAGGWPGALLAQQLFRHKTRKVSFQLVFWIIVLLHQVFWVDQVFLGASLFSW from the coding sequence ATGATCGAGCAACGCAATGGGCGCGGGGTTCAGTACCCGCGCCTCAAGGCGCTGATTTTCCTGGTGCTGTGTGCGTTGCCGTTGTTTGGCTCGGCGTCATTGTGGCTTCGCGGTATTTCGCCGATCCCGCTGGCGGCCTATGGCGCGGTCAGCCTGTTGGCGCTTTTCTTGTACTGGAACGACAAACGCCAGGCCCGCGCCGATCAATGGCGCACCCCGGAAAAAGTCCTGCATGCCGTCGAGTTCGCCGGTGGCTGGCCGGGCGCGTTGCTCGCCCAGCAACTGTTTCGCCACAAAACCCGCAAAGTCTCGTTTCAACTGGTGTTCTGGATCATCGTGCTGCTGCACCAGGTGTTCTGGGTCGACCAGGTGTTCCTCGGCGCCAGTTTGTTTTCCTGGTAG
- a CDS encoding LysR substrate-binding domain-containing protein, producing MQDLNDLYYFAKVVEAGGFAAAGRLLGIPKSRLSRRIAELEERLGARLLQRTTRQLKLTAVGERYLRHCQAMLLEAEMADEAVASMSSEPRGRLRVSCPVGLAHEFLPSVISTFLEKFPQVQLEMQLLNRRVDLVTEGIDVALRVRELGDEDPLLVTRRLRQAQMIMVASPDFLRDRIINSPDDLKHVPVLGALEADRMVHMRMLDTQGQSVDLTLEARLGIDDFIVRKACTLAGLGFTLLPMMFCEQELENGSLVQLLPQWSLPGGWLLAVYPHRRGLLPAVRAWIDHLTESFKGCGDRLL from the coding sequence ATGCAAGACCTGAATGACCTCTATTACTTCGCCAAAGTGGTTGAAGCCGGCGGTTTCGCGGCGGCCGGGCGTTTGCTGGGGATTCCCAAATCGCGGCTGTCGCGGCGTATTGCCGAGCTGGAAGAACGCCTCGGTGCCCGACTCCTGCAGCGCACCACTCGCCAACTCAAGCTGACCGCCGTCGGCGAGCGCTATCTGCGCCACTGTCAGGCCATGTTGCTGGAAGCGGAAATGGCCGACGAAGCCGTCGCCAGCATGTCCAGCGAACCACGCGGGCGCTTGCGGGTGTCGTGCCCGGTGGGTTTGGCCCACGAATTCTTGCCGTCGGTCATCAGTACTTTTCTGGAGAAGTTTCCTCAGGTGCAACTGGAGATGCAGTTGCTCAACCGTCGCGTCGATCTGGTCACCGAAGGCATTGACGTCGCATTGCGGGTTCGCGAACTCGGTGATGAAGACCCGCTGCTGGTCACTCGTCGCCTGCGTCAGGCGCAAATGATCATGGTCGCCAGCCCGGACTTTTTGCGCGACCGCATCATCAACAGCCCTGATGACCTTAAACACGTCCCGGTACTCGGTGCCCTGGAGGCCGATCGGATGGTGCATATGCGCATGCTCGATACTCAGGGCCAATCCGTTGACCTGACGCTGGAAGCGCGCCTGGGCATCGATGACTTCATCGTACGCAAGGCCTGCACCCTCGCGGGGCTTGGCTTCACGCTGCTGCCGATGATGTTTTGTGAACAGGAACTGGAGAACGGCTCGTTGGTACAGTTGCTGCCTCAGTGGTCGCTGCCCGGCGGTTGGCTGCTGGCCGTCTACCCTCATCGACGCGGGCTGCTGCCGGCAGTGCGCGCATGGATTGACCATTTGACCGAATCATTCAAAGGCTGCGGGGATCGATTGTTATGA
- a CDS encoding FMN-dependent NADH-azoreductase has product MKLLHIDSSILGDNSASRQLSREVVSAWQAAEPTAVVTYRDLAADAISHFSAATLVAAGTTAELRNAAQQHEADLSASTLAEFLAADAVVIAAPMYNFTIPTQLKAWIDRIAVAGQTFRYTEAGPEGLCGNKKVVVVSTSGGLHVGQATGVGHEDYLKVMLGFMGITDIEFVRAHGLAYGEEVRGKAMSDAQAQISEQLFAAA; this is encoded by the coding sequence ATGAAACTTCTGCACATCGATTCGAGCATCCTTGGCGACAACTCTGCTTCCCGTCAGTTGAGCCGCGAAGTGGTCAGCGCCTGGCAAGCCGCCGAGCCAACGGCTGTCGTGACTTACCGTGACCTGGCCGCTGACGCCATCAGCCATTTTTCTGCCGCGACGCTGGTCGCTGCCGGCACCACCGCCGAGCTGCGTAACGCCGCGCAACAGCACGAAGCCGACCTCAGCGCTTCGACGCTGGCCGAGTTCCTCGCCGCCGACGCCGTCGTGATTGCAGCGCCGATGTACAACTTCACCATTCCGACCCAGCTCAAAGCCTGGATTGACCGCATCGCCGTTGCCGGTCAGACCTTCCGTTACACCGAAGCCGGCCCGGAAGGCTTGTGCGGCAACAAGAAAGTCGTGGTGGTGTCGACCTCCGGTGGTTTGCATGTGGGCCAGGCAACCGGCGTGGGTCACGAAGACTATTTGAAAGTCATGCTGGGCTTCATGGGCATCACTGACATCGAGTTCGTCCGCGCCCACGGCCTGGCCTACGGTGAAGAGGTTCGCGGCAAGGCCATGAGCGATGCGCAGGCGCAGATCAGCGAGCAGTTGTTCGCTGCCGCGTAA
- a CDS encoding transposase, whose product MWRAFSPKWVSSFIRPLHKCWTALTRYLDDGAVPIDNNRVDNQIRPWALGRSNWLFAGSLRSGKRAAAIMSLIQLARLNGHDPYAYLKDVLTRLPTQRASTITELLPHRWTPV is encoded by the coding sequence ATCTGGCGAGCATTCTCGCCTAAATGGGTGTCCAGTTTCATTAGACCACTACACAAATGCTGGACAGCGCTGACGCGCTATCTCGATGATGGTGCTGTACCCATCGACAATAACCGGGTAGATAATCAAATCCGGCCGTGGGCACTTGGACGTTCGAACTGGTTATTTGCGGGCTCACTACGCAGCGGCAAACGTGCGGCTGCGATCATGAGCCTGATCCAGTTGGCGCGGCTCAATGGGCATGATCCGTATGCTTATCTGAAGGATGTACTCACGCGCCTGCCGACGCAGCGGGCGAGTACGATTACGGAGTTGCTGCCGCACAGGTGGACGCCCGTTTAA